Genomic window (Streptomyces sp. NBC_00078):
TTCGAGGTGGACGGGGCGGCCGGTGGCGGCGATCGCCTTGCTCCAGGCGGCCACGTCAGCAACGTTGTCGTACTGGTCGCCGCTCTTTCCGGAGCCCGGTCCGACGCCGTCGAGCTTGAGGAAGTCATAGCCCCAGCCGGCGATCAACTGGGCCTGCGCGTCTATGTACTTCTGTGCACAGGGCCGGGAGAAGTCGAGCTTGTAGGAGCTGTCCCAGCCGTTGGTGGTGCGCAGGTCGCTGTAGACGACGTCGGCGGTGGTGCAGCCGCCGGCGTTCCACACGGGCGTCTTTCCGCCGCCGTACGCCTCCTTCTCCAGGCCGGCGGGCAGATAGATCCCGGCCTTGAGGCCCTTGCCGTGGATGCGGTCGGCGACGGCTTTCATACCGCTGGGGAAGCGCTTCGGGTCGGCCTTCTGGCGGCCGTACTGGTCGTACCCGGGCTTCCACGTGTTGTCGCGCCACCAGCCGGCGTCGATGTTGACGTACTCGTAGCCGTACTTCTTCAGCTTGGCGGCGAGGGCGTCGGTCTGCTTGGCGACGTTCGCCTCGGTGAGGTAGCTGTAGTCGCCGTCGGGGTTGAGGCCGGGGTATTTGGACGACTGCATGCTCCAACTCGACCAGCCCATATAGGGCTTGGCCGCGACGGCAGGCGCGTCGGATACGGCGGACGCGGTGGTCCCGGTGGTCTCGGCGTGGGCCGCGGGGGCGGCGGTGACGGCGGTAACGGCGGTAACGGCACCAGCGGCGAGGGCCAGGACCACCGCGGCTCTCAGGGTGCGTGCGGGCAAGACGGAGTACGAGGATGACCGCATGGGTCGTACCTCCAGGGGGAGTTGGTTCAGCGGCTCGGTGGTGGGTCGTCGGGGGCGATGAAGGACTGGATCGCGGTGGCCGCGGCTCCGCGGGCCCACTCCTCGAAGGGGAGCGGGCGGGTCTGTACGTCGCAGTCGGCGGCGGAGCCGAAGGCGGCCGCGGCGAAGGTGTCGCGGATCTGCTCGGCGAACAGGTCGTAGGCGGCGAGCCCCTCGCCGGAGATGATCACGCGTTCGGGGCCGAGCAGGTTGGCCACGGTGGCGATGCCCCGGCCGATCGCCTCCCCGGCCCTCGCGTAGGCCTCGCGGGCTCCGACGACTCCCTGGTGGGCCAGTGCCACGGCCTCGGCGGTGTCGGCGACCTCGATGCCGGTGGTGTCGCGGATCCGGCGGACGATCGCGGCGTCCCCCGCGATGGCCTCCACACAGCCGCGGTTGCCGCAGTGGCAGGCAGGCCCTGCTGGGTCGACGGTCACATGGCCGATCTCACCGGCCACGCCGTGCGCGCCGGCGATCACACGGCCGTGCACCACAAGGCCGCAGCCGATGCCGGCGCCGACCGTCACCACGGCGAAGTCGGACAGGCCCACCCCGGCCCCGAACCACTGCTCGGCGACGGTCAGGGCCCGTACGTCGTTGTCGACGGTGACCGGCAGCCCCGTGGCCTTGGCGGCGAGTTCGGCGAGCGGTACGTCCCGCCAGTCCAGGAAGGGCGAATAGCGGACGGCGCCCTCGGTGCCGTCGACGTCGCCGGAGACGGCGACGCCGAGACCGAGGACGGGGGCGCCGAAGTCCTCGGCCTCGGCGAGCAGTTCGTGCACCAGCTCCGCCAGCGGGGCCAGCACGGCCTCGGTCGACCGGTCCGTCAGCGGGACGCGCCGGTCGAGGCGGATACGGCAGCACAGGTCGGTGAGCACTCCGATGAGCTCGCCGCCGGTCACCTTGACGCCGATGAACAGCGCTCGCCCGCCGTCGACACGCACCAGGCTCGCGGGCCGCCCGAGGGCGGGGCGGGCCTCCTCGTCGGCGGCCTCCACCAGATAGCCGGCCGCCAGCAGCGGGCGGACCGCCTTGGTGACGGCAGCCGGGGACAGCCCGGCGCGCCGGGCAACCTCCAGCCGGGTGAGGGGCCCTTGGGACAGAACCGTGGTGAAGATCTGCGAGGCGGCCGGCGTGTGGGCCGGGAACGTCTCGACAGGTGACGTGGACCGCATGGCCGGGAACCTAGGTCCCTTATTTTCCACTGTCAATAAAAGAGACAGGAATCGCCTGAAGGTTGACTGTGAGGTTTCGGGCGATCACCTCCTACGAGGCCGATCCGCGTCGTGAGCTGCACGGCCGTGAGATCGGTGAACTGCGCGACGCGGCCCGCGAGATGCTGGCGGCGCCCGGTCGTCCGGCGCCGGTCTTCGTGAATCTCCTCCAGTCCCTCCTTGCCTTCGAGGGCGTCGGCGTACGGCCGGAGGCGCTGGCCGGTGTGAACAGCGAGGAATTCGAGCTGGAGTGCCCGGCGTGCCAGGAGGGGCTGTATGTGGCGTTCGGCGGCTACGGAACGTTCGTGTCGGCCGAGGACTACGTGAGCGGGACGGACGCACAGGCCGCCGAGGACCGCGGGGAGTTGACGCCGATGCCGGCGGAGCGGCTGTCGGGACTGGGCGCGAGGCTGCACGGCGAGGCGGCCACGGCGGGACAGACGGAGGTGGCCCGGGCCCTGACGTATGTCTTCGGCGAGGGGCGCTGCCCTTCATGCGACACCGTGTTCTCGGTGGCACAGGAAGTCGAGAAGCCGTGGGACTGAGCCGGGCACCCCGCTGAACGGGGTGCCCGGACCGGTGCCCTCGCTCGGAGGCAGCGCTCAGCGGTGCGCGGCCGGGGTGTTGGCCGGGGTGACGTTGACCGCGGCCCAGGCCTTGTCCACCGTCAGGTACTCGGTGCTGTTGGCCCCGTAGAGGTCCTTGGCCGCCTTCAGCGTCGCGACGCGCGCGTCGTGGAAGTCGGTCGTGGACACCATGTAGCGCGTCAGTGCCCGGTAGAGGATGGCCGTGGCCTTGGTGCGGCCGATGCCCTTCACCGTCGAGCCGTCGAAGGTCGGCGAGTCGTACTTGACGCCGCCGATCGTCTTTCGGCCGCTGCCCTCGGCGAGCAGGTAGTACGCGTGCGAGGAGACGCCGGAGCCGGCGTGCACCTCGGCGTCGTACACCTGGGGCGACCAGTAGTCGATCGCGCCTTCGAGCTCGTCGAGGGACGGGTGGTCGAGTCGGCGCAGGAACTTCTGGTCCAGGCCCATCTTCTCGCCGATGAGGTAGTCCGGCTTGTCCGTCGCGTTGTTGGTGAAGAACTCGACGTTGGAGCCGAAGACGTCGGCGAGGGACTCGTTCAGCGCGCCCGGCTCGCCGTACTGGTTGCCTTGCTGGTCGACGCGGGTGGGCTCCAGCTTGGCGGTGGCGTCGACCACGCCGTGGGTCAGCTCGTGACCGGACACGTCCAGGGCCACCAGCGGCTTCTTGAACATGTCGCCGTCGCCGTCGCCGTAGAGCATGCAGTTGCAGTCCGAGTCCCAGAACGCGTTGGCCACCTTCCTGCCGAAGTGGACCATGGCCTGGGCGCCCTTGCTGTTGTTCTTGATGCCTTTGCGGCCGAAGGTCTTCTTGTAGAAGTCCAGGGTCTTGGTGACGCCGTACTGGGCGTCGGCGGCTGCGCTGTTCCGGTTGGAGACGGCGCCGTTGCCGAAGACGTCGTTGGTGGTGGTGATCTTCTTGCCGCGGGAGAAGCTCTCCAGTTCCTGGCCCTTGGCGTCCCGGGTCTCGGTTCCCCAGCGGGTGGGGTCCTTGAGGAGGTAGCTGGTGCGGGCCGTGCGGGTGGTGGTCAGCGGGACCTTGCCGACGAAGATGGACTTTCCGGTGCCGTTCGCCGTTGACGGATAGCGGGTGACGCCGGCCGCGGAGGACGTGGCCGTGAGGCCGGCGGCCTGTGAGCCGGTGCCCGTGGCCGGGTCGAGCTTCTCGCCGCGTTCGCGCAGGGTGTCGAGCAGGCGGGGCGAGAGGAACTCGTCGCTGTCGGGCGTGTTGCTGCGCACCTTGCCGGTGACGGCGTCGATGACGACCGTCCGGGAGCCGCCGGCCTCGGCGGTGTCGCTGCCACTGACCGGCACCCGGTAGGCGAGGGCGGACGCGCCGTCGCGGGCGTCCACGACGAGTTCGGCGGTGCCGGCCTCACCCTTGGCGACCGTCGCCGCCTTCTGTTCGGCCTGGCCGGCGGACAGCTTGGCGGCGGTGGCGGCAGCGGGCTTGACGGTGTGTCCGGCGGCCCGGGTGACACCCTTGTACGCCAGCTGCTCGGTGAGATGGACGACGAGGTCGCCCCCGAGGACCGGCATGCCCTGATGGATCCGGGTGAACCGCACGTGCCGGGCGCCCTCCGGATCGA
Coding sequences:
- a CDS encoding ROK family transcriptional regulator; the protein is MRSTSPVETFPAHTPAASQIFTTVLSQGPLTRLEVARRAGLSPAAVTKAVRPLLAAGYLVEAADEEARPALGRPASLVRVDGGRALFIGVKVTGGELIGVLTDLCCRIRLDRRVPLTDRSTEAVLAPLAELVHELLAEAEDFGAPVLGLGVAVSGDVDGTEGAVRYSPFLDWRDVPLAELAAKATGLPVTVDNDVRALTVAEQWFGAGVGLSDFAVVTVGAGIGCGLVVHGRVIAGAHGVAGEIGHVTVDPAGPACHCGNRGCVEAIAGDAAIVRRIRDTTGIEVADTAEAVALAHQGVVGAREAYARAGEAIGRGIATVANLLGPERVIISGEGLAAYDLFAEQIRDTFAAAAFGSAADCDVQTRPLPFEEWARGAAATAIQSFIAPDDPPPSR
- a CDS encoding M4 family metallopeptidase, giving the protein MRRPHIRNVAVAVAVTTAATGLAGTAFAGPATGTGHTTSATAGASTASVVSAARTAAFAHASATGVAHGDELQAGDVMIDPEGARHVRFTRIHQGMPVLGGDLVVHLTEQLAYKGVTRAAGHTVKPAAATAAKLSAGQAEQKAATVAKGEAGTAELVVDARDGASALAYRVPVSGSDTAEAGGSRTVVIDAVTGKVRSNTPDSDEFLSPRLLDTLRERGEKLDPATGTGSQAAGLTATSSAAGVTRYPSTANGTGKSIFVGKVPLTTTRTARTSYLLKDPTRWGTETRDAKGQELESFSRGKKITTTNDVFGNGAVSNRNSAAADAQYGVTKTLDFYKKTFGRKGIKNNSKGAQAMVHFGRKVANAFWDSDCNCMLYGDGDGDMFKKPLVALDVSGHELTHGVVDATAKLEPTRVDQQGNQYGEPGALNESLADVFGSNVEFFTNNATDKPDYLIGEKMGLDQKFLRRLDHPSLDELEGAIDYWSPQVYDAEVHAGSGVSSHAYYLLAEGSGRKTIGGVKYDSPTFDGSTVKGIGRTKATAILYRALTRYMVSTTDFHDARVATLKAAKDLYGANSTEYLTVDKAWAAVNVTPANTPAAHR